In Mytilus edulis chromosome 13, xbMytEdul2.2, whole genome shotgun sequence, a single window of DNA contains:
- the LOC139500328 gene encoding uncharacterized protein — MAVMYTSQHTSVLLKTAIAPIFYGKQIIETSILFDEGAQRSFITQRIAEKLQIRPSGRDTIELSAFGDKENNIRHLDTATVQLQTDKGEIVNINTLIVPDIAVLLQNQTKYLTRNLPYLKDLKLAHPANNADSFEISLLVGADYYWDIVQDHVIRGNGPTAVASKIGYLLSGPVIRNGKKSFTSSVLLNIPSHHAEESEIEKFWNL, encoded by the coding sequence ATGGCAGTAATGTATACCTCACAACACACAAGCGTTTTATTGAAAACAGCTATCGCACCAATATTTTACGGGAAACAGATCATAGAAACTAGTATTTTATTTGACGAAGGTGCCCAACGTTCATTCATCACTCAGAGAATAGCCGAAAAATTACAGATAAGACCAAGCGGAAGGGACACAATTGAACTGTCAGCTTTTGGAGACAAGGAAAATAATATACGCCATTTGGATACAGCAACCGTTCAACTACAAACTGACAAAGGTGAGATTGTAAACATTAATACATTGATTGTTCCAGATATTGCAGTCCTACTTCAAAACCAGACGAAATACCTGACACGCAATTTGCCATACTTGAAAGATTTAAAGCTCGCACATCCTGCAAATAACGCTGATAGCTTTGAAATTTCACTCTTGGTAGGAGCTGATTATTATTGGGATATAGTTCAAGATCACGTGATTAGAGGGAATGGACCTACAGCCGTAGCATCAAAAATTGGTTACTTGTTATCTGGACCCGTAATAAGAAACGGAAAGAAATCCTTTACTTCCTCAGTTCTTTTGAATATTCCTTCACACCATGCAGAGGAAAGCGAGATCGAGAAATTCTGGAATCTATAA